In one window of Qipengyuania profundimaris DNA:
- a CDS encoding alpha/beta fold hydrolase: MNEMKPIHDGSTDIDPVWAGDGADIPEWFAWALSVPREEGFVEVGGARVHYLRWGRRDRPKLLMTHGFLAHARCFAFIAPYLAEDYDVVAFDLAGMGDSEMRGVADIAARGKEFVEISEALDLFADGSRPTIIAHSFGSGAALTAVSQSPDAFAGVIVCDLMVMRPEKLEKYWTMGRSSPGSGNPDKPVRRYPTYEAARERYILSPPQAVGEPFLMDYMAYHSLRRDGEEWTWKFSSEVFRRSNKPDEWLTVGQRLVDAPGRKAIVYGEKSQLFDRDSARYIRELGGGKIPIVAVPDARHHLMLDQPLAFVAALRAVLAFWSL, translated from the coding sequence ATGAATGAAATGAAACCAATCCACGACGGGTCAACAGATATTGATCCCGTATGGGCCGGCGACGGGGCGGATATACCCGAATGGTTCGCCTGGGCGCTGAGCGTGCCCCGTGAGGAAGGCTTCGTAGAGGTTGGTGGCGCGCGGGTGCATTATCTTCGCTGGGGCAGGCGTGACCGGCCCAAATTGCTCATGACTCACGGTTTTCTCGCCCATGCCCGCTGCTTTGCCTTCATCGCACCGTACCTTGCCGAAGACTACGACGTGGTGGCGTTCGATCTTGCCGGTATGGGCGATAGCGAGATGCGCGGCGTGGCCGATATAGCTGCGCGGGGAAAGGAATTTGTCGAGATCAGCGAAGCGCTCGATTTGTTTGCAGATGGAAGCAGACCGACGATCATCGCCCATAGTTTCGGCTCGGGTGCAGCGCTGACCGCCGTTTCCCAATCGCCGGATGCCTTCGCCGGCGTTATTGTCTGCGATCTCATGGTGATGCGGCCCGAAAAGCTGGAGAAATACTGGACCATGGGCAGATCGAGCCCCGGGTCGGGTAATCCTGACAAACCGGTGCGACGCTACCCCACCTACGAAGCGGCGCGCGAGAGGTATATCCTGTCGCCGCCGCAGGCAGTTGGTGAGCCGTTCCTGATGGATTACATGGCCTATCACTCTCTCCGCCGCGATGGCGAGGAGTGGACATGGAAGTTTTCTTCCGAAGTGTTCCGGCGCAGCAACAAGCCCGACGAATGGCTGACAGTAGGCCAGAGGCTGGTCGATGCGCCCGGGCGCAAAGCGATTGTGTACGGCGAGAAAAGTCAGCTCTTTGATCGCGATTCCGCCCGCTATATCCGGGAACTGGGAGGGGGAAAGATACCAATTGTTGCAGTGCCCGATGCACGCCATCATCTCATGCTGGATCAGCCGCTCGCGTTCGTCGCTGCGCTACGGGCGGTACTGGCCTTTTGGAGCCTCTGA